A single Clostridiales bacterium DNA region contains:
- a CDS encoding ankyrin repeat domain-containing protein, with translation MTGLFEACKEWDFKKVDEILKKGKSNEKIGKNKKGIPLLHVNPLMMVSEKGYKNMDNILKKKEEGQKTQDIVGEKNKLSPKIKQGDLLEAVKKNNIHEVSRLLNNGSDVNEVDNKGRSALMCAIAICNERIIDMLIDKNARINAKDNKGRSVLMYALAMGDEKIVNALIDKNAEVNAKDIKGRTVLMYAIKGGKASIINRLIQKGADKNEKDEDNKNVLMYALEKGSNMSFIIDDMLKEANTRLIDKKGRDLLMYACQGGYMKAVVDLTEKGTELYAVDNKKMTALGIAFSQKCKQKDSKIKRQEYIEITKYLMSKGSWYPGDIHNKAEFHRFVKRLKYKEEGLECINRSSENKGKSRY, from the coding sequence ATGACTGGATTGTTTGAGGCGTGTAAAGAGTGGGATTTTAAAAAGGTAGATGAAATTTTAAAAAAAGGAAAGAGTAACGAAAAAATAGGGAAAAATAAAAAAGGAATCCCGTTGTTACACGTTAATCCTCTTATGATGGTGAGTGAAAAAGGGTACAAGAATATGGATAATATTCTAAAGAAAAAAGAAGAGGGACAGAAGACACAGGACATAGTAGGAGAAAAAAATAAATTGTCTCCCAAAATTAAGCAAGGAGATTTGTTAGAGGCCGTAAAGAAAAATAACATACATGAAGTGAGTAGATTGTTGAATAATGGATCCGATGTAAATGAAGTAGATAATAAAGGTAGAAGTGCATTGATGTGTGCAATAGCTATATGTAATGAGAGGATAATAGATATGCTTATAGATAAAAATGCAAGAATAAATGCAAAAGATAATAAAGGTAGAAGTGTATTGATGTACGCATTAGCTATGGGCGATGAAAAAATAGTAAATGCGCTTATAGACAAAAATGCAGAAGTAAATGCAAAAGATATAAAGGGTAGGACTGTGCTAATGTACGCAATCAAGGGGGGAAAAGCCTCAATAATAAATAGATTAATACAAAAAGGAGCAGACAAAAACGAAAAAGATGAAGATAATAAAAATGTATTAATGTATGCATTGGAAAAAGGTAGTAATATGTCATTTATAATAGATGACATGTTAAAAGAGGCAAATACAAGACTTATAGACAAAAAGGGAAGAGATTTATTAATGTATGCATGTCAAGGCGGATATATGAAAGCTGTAGTGGATTTAACAGAGAAAGGGACAGAGTTATATGCAGTAGACAATAAAAAAATGACAGCATTAGGTATAGCATTTAGCCAAAAGTGCAAACAAAAAGACAGCAAAATAAAAAGACAAGAATATATTGAAATAACAAAATATTTGATGAGTAAAGGATCGTGGTATCCAGGAGATATACATAATAAAGCCGAATTTCATAGATTTGTAAAGAGATTAAAATACAAGGAAGAAGGATTAGAATGCATTAACAGATCCAGTGAAAATAAAGGGAAAAGTAGATACTAA
- a CDS encoding ankyrin repeat domain-containing protein, with translation MTELNISRNQKSLEKINTISTKKKQSLHNLLDSSYSSKQSSHTFLIQSFSKNILLHKIKSILRENEFLKELNEYKRSDPDILKTLIDIINSKDITGTTPIMKTIAHDDITTLNYLLNKLTCKIAIYNKVSPTNKIYLHNILDTTNFDNQTALHLAARTNINCYNLIMDYMKKNYVDFSKFISNNVVSDNQQLEFILDKANTLIQNSFSLSIFWASQLPNKLPPLAQLKYNIISSSVHTSQRTLHKILSNNVTLSTQHLRNILSIDTLCKKLDNVHEKDPDIALSKFRILTEPDVSTGLTPIMQACKNDNFQTLSILINEIESIKEYYPFHVEFENYLDIYDNNYNTALSFAIKNKSIKCINLLLQFGATLGNDFEYTKSDSYIIQAINVKNTKILELLIQHYKQKNKNVANLKNYLSATTSKSNYLSPLVVAINNLDINSSRLLFEKYNVPMPEQYKKIYDALLKGNKISPKSTRDNFLTKITRNILNSILSILYFLGIIRFKNTSSSN, from the coding sequence ATGACAGAATTAAATATTTCTAGAAATCAGAAAAGCTTAGAGAAAATAAATACTATCTCTACTAAGAAAAAACAGAGTCTTCATAATTTACTAGACAGTTCCTATTCGTCTAAACAATCATCACATACTTTTTTAATTCAATCATTTTCGAAAAACATCTTGTTACATAAAATTAAATCTATACTGCGTGAAAATGAATTTTTAAAAGAACTTAATGAATATAAACGTAGTGACCCTGATATATTAAAAACTTTGATTGATATCATAAATTCTAAGGATATTACAGGGACTACTCCTATAATGAAAACTATTGCTCACGACGATATCACTACACTTAATTATTTACTTAATAAGCTTACTTGCAAAATTGCTATCTACAACAAAGTATCACCTACTAATAAAATTTATTTACATAATATACTGGATACAACAAATTTTGATAATCAAACAGCTCTTCATCTAGCTGCACGAACTAATATTAACTGTTACAATTTAATTATGGATTATATGAAAAAAAATTATGTTGACTTCTCTAAGTTTATTTCAAATAATGTAGTTTCCGACAATCAACAACTAGAATTTATCCTTGATAAAGCAAATACGTTGATACAAAATAGTTTTTCTTTATCTATATTCTGGGCTTCTCAATTACCAAATAAACTACCTCCTTTGGCACAATTGAAATATAATATTATCTCCTCTAGTGTTCATACTTCACAAAGGACTTTACATAAAATATTATCCAACAATGTTACTTTATCAACGCAACATCTCCGTAATATTTTAAGTATTGATACCCTCTGTAAAAAATTAGACAATGTACATGAAAAAGATCCTGATATAGCTTTATCTAAATTTAGAATTTTAACTGAACCTGATGTTTCAACTGGACTTACTCCCATAATGCAAGCATGTAAAAATGACAACTTTCAAACATTATCAATTTTAATTAACGAAATTGAATCTATAAAAGAATATTACCCTTTTCATGTTGAATTTGAAAATTATTTAGATATTTACGACAACAACTATAATACAGCTTTATCTTTTGCAATAAAAAACAAATCAATAAAATGTATTAATCTACTTTTGCAATTTGGAGCTACTTTGGGAAATGATTTTGAATATACAAAAAGCGATTCATATATAATACAAGCAATAAATGTAAAAAACACTAAAATTCTAGAGTTACTCATACAACACTATAAACAAAAAAATAAAAATGTTGCCAATCTTAAAAATTATTTATCCGCAACAACCTCAAAATCAAATTATTTATCTCCCTTAGTAGTAGCAATAAACAATCTAGATATCAACTCCTCAAGGCTTCTTTTTGAAAAATATAACGTTCCAATGCCTGAACAATATAAAAAAATATATGATGCTTTATTAAAAGGAAATAAAATTTCACCCAAAAGTACTAGAGATAATTTTCTTACAAAAATTACTAGAAATATATTAAATTCTATCCTATCAATTTTGTATTTCTTAGGTATAATACGATTTAAAAATACTTCCTCATCTAATTAG